tgtaaaaataacagtagatgctaAAAGTTAATGTATGGTAGATTGTATTGAATATTATGTGCCTGCCgtaaaaaaaatgtataacaaatgtattgaattatatttttaaaaaataaaggaagaacttcctaactgtgagagctattcagcaatggaactttctgccccagagtgtggtggaggcttttaaatagtggctggatggccatctgtcaggggtgctttgaaagctattttcctgcttcttggcaggggattggactggatggcccaactctatgattctatgatcaaataATCTAAACATTTTAAGGTATGCAAGCAGCAGCTTATACACTTGATAGTTCAGGGTCCCCTTTTCTACCAAACGTATTgtctacatttttttttaaaaaaagcattagaAATAATTCTTGCAAGGTTTTGCCAATTATCATTTCATCAATACGAAACAATGATTGTtttcaaaatgaaagaaacatgAGTCATTGAAATTTCTGCCCCTGGTAGACATGTGATGCTGCCAAGAGAGCTCTCAAAACAAGTACcgaaaactcatctaatgaccgaagAAGAATGGCGACGACTTGGAGTCCAACAGAGCCTTGGCTGGGTCCACTACATGATTCATGAACCAGGTAAAAGGATTCAACTGTACTGGGAAGGTGGGTGGGGATGATCTCTAAATAAGAGTAGAAGTTATGAACATGTACAGGTTGTGTTGATTAACCTTGCATGCTT
This genomic interval from Anolis sagrei isolate rAnoSag1 chromosome 2, rAnoSag1.mat, whole genome shotgun sequence contains the following:
- the CKS2 gene encoding cyclin-dependent kinases regulatory subunit 2, whose protein sequence is MSHKQIYYSDKYYDENYEYRHVMLPRELSKQVPKTHLMTEEEWRRLGVQQSLGWVHYMIHEPEPHILLFRRPLPKGQQK